One genomic window of Fusarium fujikuroi IMI 58289 draft genome, chromosome FFUJ_chr01 includes the following:
- a CDS encoding related to NonF protein, involved in nonactin biosynthesis produces the protein MSTGQKLLVVLTSQDVLPTRSNMKTGWYLPELVHPYNDLNGHVDLVVASPKGGEAPVDPYSIEDSKNDEACQRFLKEKEHIWKNTQKLESFLGKSSEYVGIFFVGGHGPMFDLSVDPTSHALIREFYESNKLVSAVCHGPAALVNVKLSDGSYMVQGQTVTGFSNAEEDAYKFTDAMPFLLEDKLKEHGGQYEKADQLFGVKVVTSGKSENLITGQNPPSAGVIGNVLLQAMQKV, from the exons ATGTCAACAGGACAGAAGCTTTTGGTTGTCCTTACATCGCAAGATGTCCTTCCCACGCGGTCCAACATGAAAACAGGGTGGTATCTTCCTGAGCTGGTCCACCCGTACAACGACTTGAATGGCCACGTCGATCTCGTTGTGGCTTCTCCTAAGGGAGGGGAAGCTCCTGTTGACCCGTACTCCATTGAGGACTCTAAGAATGATGAAGCTTGCCAGAGATTTTTGAAGGAGAAAGAGCATATCTGGAAGAATACCCAGAAGCTCGAAAGCTTCCTTGGCAAGTCTTCCGAGTACGTCGGAATATTTTTCGTCGGAGGTCATGGAC CCATGTTCGATCTCTCCGTAGACCCCACGTCTCACGCCCTAATTCGTGAATTTTACGAATCAAACAAGTTGGTCTCCGCTGTTTGCCACGGGCCAGCAGCCCTGGTCAATGTCAAGCTGTCGGACGGAAGCTACATGGTTCAGGGACAGACAGTCACGGGATTCTCCAATGCCGAAGAGGACGCTTACAAGTTTACTGATGCAATGCCGTTCCTGCTCGAAGACAAGCTGAAGGAACACGGCGGGCAGTATGAGAAGGCAGATCAGCTCTTTGGCGTCAAGGTGGTCACTAGCGGTAAGAGCGAGAACTTGATTACGGGACAGAATCCTCCGAGCGCTGGGGTCATTGGCAACGTGTTGTTGCAGGCTATGCAGAAGGTTTAA
- a CDS encoding related to ketoreductase, translating to MSQVTYVLITGCNRGIGKGLFETYIARTDHVVVAAVRDPTAKSSKELLNVTKGTNSRCILVKIDSASETDALEAIKSLRRDHGIAKLDLVIANAGISKYFGTAEMTPVKEMIDHFRVNSVAPLLLFQATCPLIHAAKAARFVTISSGAGSLGFMENLKVENTAYGSSKAALNFITRRIHFENPDLVAFSINPGWLQTDLGNHAAQNSGLSAAPVSVQDGVNGIVRVIDGATKDATSGRFLSWENKELPW from the exons ATGTCACAAGTTACATATGTACTTATCACTGGTTGCAACCGGG GTATTGGTAAAGGCCTCTTTGAGACATACATCGCCCGTACGGACCATGTTGTCGTCGCTGCTGTTCGTGATCCGACAGCCAAAAGCTCCAAGGAGTTATTGAATGTCACCAAGGGCACTAACAGCAGATGCATTTTGGTCAAGATCGATAGTGCTTCCGAGACGGACGCCCTGGAAGCCATAAAGAGTTTGAGACGAGATCACGGGATCGCGAAGCTTGATTTGGTCATTGCCAACGCCGGAATTTCCAAGTACTTTGGAACGGCAGAGATGACCCCAGTCAAGGAGATGATTGATCATTTCAGGGTCAACTCCGTGGCACCACTGCTCTTGTTCCAAGCAACCTGCCCCCTCATCCACGCTGCGAAAGCCGCAAGGTTTGTGACTATCTCTTCAGGAGCTGGAAGCCTTGGGTTTATGGAAAATTTGAAGGTTGAAAATACTGCATATGGGTCTTCTAAAGCAGCTCTCAATTTCATCACAAGGAGGATACACTTCGAGAATCCGGATCTCGTGGCCTTCAGCATCAATCCTGGATGGCTTCAAACTGAC CTTGGAAATCATGCTGCACAGAACTCAGGATTATCGGCAGCTCCTGTTTCTGTGCAGGATGGTGTAAATGGAATTGTCAGAGTTATAGATGGCGCAACAAAGGACGCAACATCAGGTAGATTCCTTTCGTGGGAAAACAAAGAGCTGCCTTGGTGA
- a CDS encoding related to protoporphyrinogen oxidase, translating to MPSYLVTGVSRGLGFGFIQVLSSNPDNTIIGLVRNKAATEKKLAEELGSPHNVYILEADITDYHALKGAVSSVSEIAGGSLDYVIANAGLITLWSQWDAVDVLAKDPEHLVNDLQDSFNVNVIGNFHLFNLLTPLVLKGQGKKVIAISSGMSDIDFIRQFEIEPAPAYAISKAGTNVLTAKFAARYAKEGVLFMSICPGSVDSGFEGDLTEEQKEKVAKLGNKFVNYAPHFTGPSTPADSAKAVLRVMNEASLEKGSSGALVSKFGNKQWM from the exons atgcCTTCTTATCTTGTAACAGGAGTATCGCGCGGCCTTGGC TTCGGTTTTATCCAAGTACTCTCCAGCAACCCCGATAATACCATTATCGGCCTGGTCCGCAATAAAGCCGCAACTGAGAAAAAgcttgctgaagagcttggtTCTCCTCATAATGTCTATATTCTCGAGGCTGACATTACTGACTACCATGCATTAAAG GGCGCTGTCTCGTCTGTCTCGGAAATCGCTGGAGGTTCTCTTGACTACGTCATTGCAAATGCAGGCCTCATTACATTGTGGTCTCAATgggatgctgttgatgtgcT AGCCAAGGACCCAGAACACCTTGTCAATGATCTCCAAGACTCATTCAACGTCAACGTAATTGGAAACTTCcacctcttcaacctcctcaCCCCGCTTGTTCTCAAAGGGCAGGGCAAGAAGGTTATCGCCATTTCATCCGGCATGTCCGACATTGATTTCATCCGTCAATTTGAGATCGAGCCAGCTCCTGCATACGCCATCAGCAAAGCAGGCACAAACGTTCTCACCGCCAAGTTCGCCGCTCGCTACGCCAAAGAAGGAGTTCTTTTCATGAGCATCTGTCCTGGAAGCGTCGATAGTGGTTTTGAAGGAGATT TGACTGAGGAGCAGAAAGAAAAGGTGGCGAAGCTCGGGAACAAGTTTGTCAATTATGCCCCGCACTTCACGGGCCCGAGCACCCCTGCAGACTCAGCCAAAGCTGTGTTGAGAGTTATGAATGAGGCATCCTTGGAGAAAGGGAGTAGTGGGGCTCTTGTCTCAAAATTTGGCAACAAGCAGTGGATGTAG
- a CDS encoding related to aldehyde reductase II yields the protein MTRVLVTGGTGFVAGHVIDALLQRGHSVVTTVRSEQKAQLIRHEFQGVGEEKLDFAIVPDIAAKDAFQGLGAYGLEAAIHVASPFHYNITDAKKDLIDPAVLGTTSVLDALHKTCPTVRRVALTSSFAAILDPKLSFTGAKKTYTEADWSPLTIEDAYSNPGLAYAASKALAEKAAWDFMADKKPHFSLTTICPPMVYGPVKYPVKSLDSVNTSNQLLADILNGKHKSGLPPTQLPLWVDVRDVALAHVKAVERQEAANKRIFVTAGYYSNQELYRILYENFADLRDRLPEEANKGGDPNPALDSFGFDVTRANTILGIDWIPYENTIIDSVKSLL from the exons ATGACTCGGGTTCTTGTTACAG GTGGCACAGGATTCGTCGCTGGACATGTGATCGATGCCCTCCTTCAGCGAGGCCATAGCGTCGTGACTACTGTTCGCTCAGAGCAAAAGGCCCAGTTAATCCGCCATGAGTTTCAAGGCGTTGGCGAAGAAAAGCTCGACTTTGCTATCGTTCCCGACATTGCTGCCAAGGATGCCTTCCAGGGCTTGGGTGCGTATGGCCTCGAAGCGGCCATCCACGTTGCAAGTCCT TTTCATTACAATATCACAGACGCCAAAAAGGATCTGATCGATCCAGCTGTCCTTGGCACAACCTCAGTACTTGATGCACTCCACAAGACTTGTCCCACCGTTCGGCGAGTCGCGCTGACATCATCGTTTGCTGCTATACTGGACCCTAAGCTATCGTTCACTGGTGCGAAGAAGACGTACACTGAGGCCGATTGGAGTCCTCTTACTATCGAAGATGCTTACTCCAACCCGGGACTTGCTTATGCTGCATCAAAAGCacttgctgagaaggctgctTGGGATTTCATGGCCGACAAGAAACCCCATTTCTCTCTTACAACAATATGTCCTCCAATGGTCTATGGTCCAGTCAAGTACCCAGTCAAGTCCCTCGACTCCGTCAACACTTCCAACCAGCTATTGGCAGACATTCTCAATGGGAAGCATAAGAGCGGCCTGCCTCCAACTCAGCTACCACTCTGGGTCGACGTCCGTGACGTAGCATTGGCCCATGTCAAGGCCGTAGAGAGGCAAGAGGCAGCAAACAAGCGTATCTTTGTAACTGCCGGATACTACAGTAACCAGGAGTTATATCGCATTCTGTACGAGAATTTTGCAGATTTACGGGACAGGCTACCGGAAGAGGCCAATAAGGGAGGCGATCCAAACCCAGCTCTCGATTCCTTCGGTTTTGATGTCACTCGGGCAAACACAATTCTTGGGATCGACTGGATACCGTATGAGAATACAATCATTGATTCAGTCAAGTCTCTTCTCTga